Proteins from a single region of Sinorhizobium alkalisoli:
- a CDS encoding carbohydrate kinase family protein, with product MKQHRIAVFGGAHIDRRGRISGRTAPGASNPGTWFEETGGGGFNAARNLARLGHRVRMISPRGGDAAGELIAAAAAVAGVIDCPFTFLDRKTPSYTAILENDGNLVIALADMELYAHFSPRRLLQRATRELVAASDLVLMDANLPQETLAALVRAASGDGRLVAGIAVSPAKVIRYGECLAGLDFLFMNEAEARALTGADNADAEAWPSLLRAAGLSGGVVTRGGRTAVAFDRLSACLASPPALPALADVTGAGDALASGFLSARLAGLELAASLRHGMAAAMIALRSRYAAAEEMSLNNLREALTLVPVPRMLS from the coding sequence ATGAAGCAGCATAGGATCGCCGTTTTCGGTGGCGCCCATATCGACCGCCGCGGCCGTATCAGTGGCCGGACGGCGCCGGGTGCAAGCAATCCCGGAACGTGGTTCGAGGAGACGGGCGGCGGCGGCTTCAATGCGGCGCGCAATCTCGCACGCCTCGGGCACCGGGTGCGCATGATCAGCCCGCGCGGCGGCGATGCGGCCGGCGAACTGATCGCTGCGGCCGCAGCGGTGGCCGGAGTGATCGACTGCCCCTTCACCTTCCTCGATCGCAAGACGCCGAGCTACACGGCGATCCTTGAAAACGACGGCAACCTCGTCATAGCGCTCGCGGACATGGAGCTCTATGCGCATTTCTCGCCGCGCCGGTTGCTGCAGCGGGCAACACGCGAACTGGTCGCCGCGAGCGACCTCGTGCTGATGGACGCCAACCTCCCACAGGAGACCTTGGCGGCGCTGGTCCGCGCCGCAAGCGGAGACGGTCGTCTCGTCGCCGGCATCGCCGTTTCCCCCGCCAAGGTGATCCGATATGGCGAATGCCTCGCCGGTCTCGATTTCCTGTTCATGAACGAGGCGGAAGCACGCGCGCTGACAGGAGCGGATAACGCCGATGCCGAGGCGTGGCCTTCCCTTCTGCGGGCGGCCGGGCTCTCCGGCGGTGTGGTGACACGCGGAGGTCGGACGGCGGTCGCCTTCGACCGGTTGAGTGCCTGCCTCGCCTCGCCGCCTGCCCTGCCCGCCCTTGCAGACGTAACAGGCGCCGGCGACGCTCTGGCCTCCGGCTTCCTTTCCGCCCGGCTCGCCGGTCTGGAACTCGCCGCATCCCTGCGGCACGGCATGGCCGCCGCCATGATTGCGCTCCGCTCGCGCTACGCGGCTGCGGAAGAGATGTCTTTAAACAATCTCCGGGAGGCGCTGACCCTTGTGCCGGTGCCGCGAATGCTGTCATGA
- a CDS encoding pseudouridine-5'-phosphate glycosidase: protein MTKPSNPSLPMEYSDEVAAAKARGAPIVALESTIITHGMPYPGNLDMARSVETIIREQGAVPATIAVIHGTLHIGLDDAKLEALAKTEEAMKLSRADLAFAIAERRTGATTVAATMIAAARAGIGVFATGGIGGVHRGAELSFDISADLDELARTNVIIVCAGAKAILDIPKTLEVLETRGVPVVTYDSETFPAFWSRDSGLKSPLMLNSPAAIANFQRMREQLGVDGGMLVANPVPEESEIVREEMEIYITRALDNAASDGISGKAVTPYLLDNLFHMTEGRSLETNIALVENNARLAAEIAVALAAK from the coding sequence ATGACGAAGCCTTCCAACCCATCCCTGCCGATGGAATATTCCGACGAAGTCGCGGCCGCGAAAGCGCGCGGCGCGCCGATCGTCGCGCTGGAATCGACGATCATCACCCACGGCATGCCCTATCCGGGCAATCTCGACATGGCGCGCAGCGTCGAGACGATCATACGCGAACAAGGGGCGGTGCCCGCGACCATCGCGGTCATCCACGGCACCCTCCATATCGGCCTCGACGACGCGAAGCTGGAAGCGCTTGCCAAGACTGAAGAGGCGATGAAACTTTCGCGCGCCGACCTCGCCTTTGCGATCGCCGAGCGCCGCACCGGAGCCACCACCGTTGCCGCGACGATGATCGCCGCCGCCCGCGCCGGCATCGGCGTTTTCGCGACCGGCGGCATCGGCGGCGTTCATCGCGGCGCGGAACTGAGTTTCGATATTTCCGCCGACCTCGACGAACTCGCGCGCACCAACGTGATCATCGTCTGTGCGGGCGCCAAGGCGATTCTCGACATTCCTAAGACGCTCGAGGTACTTGAGACCCGGGGCGTGCCGGTGGTCACCTATGACAGCGAAACCTTCCCCGCCTTCTGGTCGCGCGACTCCGGCCTCAAGAGCCCGTTGATGCTGAACAGCCCCGCGGCGATCGCCAATTTCCAACGCATGCGCGAGCAGCTCGGCGTCGATGGCGGAATGCTCGTCGCCAATCCGGTGCCGGAGGAAAGCGAGATTGTGCGCGAAGAGATGGAAATCTACATCACCCGCGCGCTGGACAATGCCGCGAGCGACGGCATTTCCGGCAAGGCGGTGACGCCCTACCTGCTCGACAACCTCTTTCACATGACGGAAGGCCGCAGCCTCGAAACCAATATCGCGCTCGTCGAGAACAATGCCCGGCTCGCCGCCGAGATCGCCGTCGCACTGGCCGCGAAATAG
- a CDS encoding universal stress protein, producing MYTKIMVPVDLAHVEKLERALDTAAKLSKLYNAPVAYVGVTASAPGPLGHNAAEYAARLAAFAKDQGARHGISTRSESVVSHDPAVDLGDALVEAVKNTGSDLVVMATHIPNVADHLWPSNGGRLATHTNASVFLVRS from the coding sequence ATGTACACGAAAATAATGGTTCCCGTCGATCTGGCGCATGTCGAAAAGCTAGAGCGTGCCCTTGATACGGCGGCAAAACTTTCCAAGCTCTACAATGCTCCCGTTGCTTATGTGGGCGTCACGGCCTCAGCCCCCGGTCCACTCGGGCATAACGCTGCGGAATATGCCGCGAGGCTGGCGGCTTTCGCGAAGGACCAGGGCGCTCGTCACGGCATCTCGACCCGGTCGGAGTCGGTGGTCAGTCACGACCCGGCAGTGGATCTCGGCGATGCCCTGGTCGAGGCGGTCAAGAACACGGGAAGTGACCTCGTCGTCATGGCGACGCACATTCCCAATGTTGCCGATCATCTCTGGCCATCCAACGGAGGCCGCCTGGCAACCCACACGAATGCCTCCGTATTCCTGGTCCGCAGTTGA
- a CDS encoding GlxA family transcriptional regulator, whose amino-acid sequence MRLVSAEPRLVVFYLVPEFTMMAFSSAIEALRMANAALGYEAYGWRVATGDGGKIRASCGLTLESDNSIAEERQHLITHQRPALAIVCGGKNVHRHSDRAVEAWLRECRHRGVAIGSLCTGAHILAKAGLLNEKKCALHWENIPGFVEEFRGVDVNTGIYEVDGSIFTCAGGAASFDMMLHIIQRDVGEEVIGSICELALVDRVRGPGERQRMPFAQRVGAQDRTVMMLVEKMEQSLADPMQIDELTASVGLSRRQIERIFRNELRCSPARYYLKLRLERAQHLLVQTSMPVVEVAIACGFVSASHFSKCYRETYGCSPQDTRNRNSHSKRTPARRLREFASAA is encoded by the coding sequence ATGAGACTGGTGAGTGCTGAGCCGCGTCTGGTAGTATTTTATTTGGTGCCGGAATTCACGATGATGGCATTCTCCTCGGCGATCGAGGCTCTACGGATGGCCAACGCCGCCCTTGGTTACGAGGCCTATGGCTGGCGTGTGGCCACGGGCGACGGCGGGAAGATCCGCGCGAGCTGCGGCCTCACCCTGGAATCCGACAACTCAATTGCCGAAGAACGCCAGCACCTCATTACTCATCAGCGGCCCGCCCTGGCGATCGTTTGCGGCGGCAAGAACGTGCATCGTCATAGCGATCGGGCGGTCGAGGCATGGCTGCGCGAATGTCGGCATCGGGGCGTGGCGATCGGAAGCCTTTGCACCGGTGCTCATATCCTCGCGAAAGCGGGGCTGTTGAACGAGAAGAAATGCGCGCTCCACTGGGAGAACATTCCCGGCTTCGTCGAGGAGTTTCGCGGCGTCGATGTCAATACCGGGATTTATGAAGTCGACGGCAGCATCTTTACCTGCGCCGGCGGCGCCGCCTCCTTCGACATGATGCTCCACATCATTCAGCGCGATGTCGGCGAAGAGGTCATCGGCAGCATATGCGAACTCGCGCTGGTGGACCGCGTGCGTGGGCCTGGTGAGCGGCAGCGCATGCCTTTTGCGCAACGGGTCGGGGCGCAGGATCGAACCGTGATGATGCTGGTCGAGAAAATGGAGCAGAGTCTCGCCGATCCGATGCAGATCGACGAACTCACCGCATCCGTGGGGCTCTCGCGCCGGCAGATCGAACGGATCTTCCGCAACGAACTGCGCTGCTCACCGGCGCGCTACTACCTGAAGCTTCGTCTCGAACGCGCCCAACACCTGCTGGTACAAACCTCCATGCCGGTCGTGGAAGTCGCCATCGCCTGCGGCTTCGTATCGGCTTCCCACTTCTCGAAGTGCTATCGTGAAACCTATGGCTGTTCGCCGCAGGACACGAGAAATCGCAACAGCCACAGCAAAAGGACTCCGGCGCGGCGTTTGCGCGAATTTGCCTCGGCCGCATAA
- a CDS encoding ABC transporter permease, with product MDWLYEFPHMNDNALRNLKKIIDEGFRTFTRSYGEAIEGFFSPLQHFLIAAERFMTQTPWPVITLIILAIAWAASRSVKVVLGCLVTLLAIGYFDMWDDTMRTVSMIFVCTILSIAVGIPIGIVMSRSDRLQRLVNPVLDVMQTMPSFVYLIPVVMLLGIGKVPGLIAVVIYAIPPMIRLTDLGIRLVDKDVLEAADAFGSSGWQKLKNVQLPLALPTIMAGINQTIMMALAMVVIASMIGVQGLGQPVLKAIANQYFTLGMFNGLAIVGIAIIFDRVSQAYGKRLQKHLEIVHG from the coding sequence ATGGATTGGTTATACGAATTTCCGCACATGAACGACAACGCGCTGCGCAATCTGAAGAAGATTATCGATGAGGGATTCCGAACGTTTACGCGTAGCTATGGCGAAGCGATCGAGGGCTTTTTCTCGCCTTTGCAGCACTTTCTGATTGCCGCCGAGCGTTTCATGACGCAGACGCCGTGGCCAGTTATCACGCTGATCATCCTCGCGATCGCATGGGCTGCCAGCCGGAGCGTGAAAGTGGTGCTGGGCTGTCTCGTGACGCTCCTGGCCATCGGCTATTTCGACATGTGGGACGACACGATGCGGACAGTCTCGATGATCTTCGTCTGCACGATTCTTTCGATTGCGGTCGGGATTCCGATCGGCATCGTGATGTCGCGATCCGATCGTCTGCAAAGGCTGGTCAATCCGGTCCTCGACGTCATGCAGACGATGCCGAGCTTCGTCTATCTCATTCCCGTCGTGATGCTGCTCGGTATCGGCAAGGTGCCCGGGCTGATCGCCGTCGTCATCTACGCGATCCCGCCGATGATCCGACTGACGGATCTTGGGATTCGGCTGGTCGACAAGGATGTGCTCGAGGCGGCGGACGCCTTCGGCTCGTCGGGCTGGCAGAAGCTGAAGAACGTACAGCTTCCGCTGGCGCTGCCGACGATCATGGCCGGGATCAACCAGACCATCATGATGGCGCTCGCAATGGTTGTCATCGCCTCGATGATCGGCGTCCAGGGCCTGGGCCAGCCGGTTCTCAAGGCCATTGCCAACCAGTATTTCACGCTCGGCATGTTCAACGGCCTCGCCATCGTCGGCATCGCCATCATCTTCGACCGGGTCAGCCAGGCCTATGGCAAGCGGCTGCAGAAGCACCTGGAGATCGTCCATGGCTGA
- a CDS encoding BCCT family transporter, whose protein sequence is MSDAGIPAPEGPSALIDTDYEIGQDNITAQIGPFGLDIHNPVFLISGLTAVAFVLLTLAFQEQAGPIFNSMREWLTSTFDWFFLLSANIFVLLCLFLIVSPYGKVRIGGKEATPDYSYSGWFAMLFAAGMGIGLMFYGVSEPISHFSSSVAEDAGTADSWAPLGGAPGDIVTARHLGMAATIFHWSLHPWAIYAVVALALALFAYNKGLPLTIRSIFYPIFGERTWGWPGHIIDVVAVFATLFGLATSLGFGAEQANAGLNHLFGLPVNDVSKVLLIVGITAIALGSVVAGLDAGVKRLSEINMILAALLLFFVLVVGPTWAILTGFFTNLYEYARYLPELSNPFGRTDDNFRDGWTAFYWAWWISWSPFVGMFIARISRGRTVREFLTCVLIIPSLVSVFWMTAFGGTAISQIVNDGYQVIVDAPLELKLFSMLEALPLQAITSFIGIVLVIVFFVTSSDSGSLVIDTITAGGKVDAPTPQRVFWATFEGLVAIALLLGGGLGALQAMAVSTGFPFTIVLLLASFAIIKGLASEPR, encoded by the coding sequence ATGAGCGATGCTGGAATTCCGGCCCCTGAAGGCCCTTCGGCGCTGATCGACACCGACTACGAAATCGGTCAGGACAACATCACTGCGCAAATCGGGCCCTTCGGCCTCGACATTCACAACCCCGTCTTCCTGATATCCGGCCTGACGGCCGTGGCCTTCGTGCTGCTGACGCTCGCCTTTCAGGAGCAGGCGGGTCCAATCTTCAACAGCATGCGTGAGTGGCTGACGTCGACCTTCGATTGGTTCTTCCTTCTCTCGGCCAATATCTTCGTCCTGCTCTGCCTCTTCCTGATTGTCTCGCCCTACGGCAAGGTGCGGATCGGCGGAAAGGAGGCCACGCCCGACTATTCCTATTCCGGCTGGTTCGCGATGCTGTTTGCCGCCGGCATGGGCATCGGATTGATGTTCTACGGCGTTTCCGAGCCGATCTCGCATTTCTCCTCTTCCGTGGCGGAGGATGCCGGCACGGCGGACAGTTGGGCCCCGCTCGGCGGCGCCCCAGGCGATATTGTGACCGCCCGCCATCTCGGCATGGCCGCGACCATTTTCCATTGGAGCCTGCATCCCTGGGCGATCTACGCCGTGGTGGCGCTTGCACTTGCTCTTTTCGCCTATAACAAGGGGCTGCCGCTTACGATCCGTTCGATCTTCTATCCGATCTTCGGCGAACGCACTTGGGGGTGGCCGGGCCACATCATCGATGTGGTCGCAGTCTTCGCGACGCTGTTCGGTCTTGCCACCTCGCTCGGGTTCGGCGCCGAACAGGCGAATGCCGGGCTCAATCATCTGTTCGGCCTGCCGGTCAACGACGTCTCGAAAGTGCTTCTGATCGTCGGGATCACCGCCATCGCGCTCGGATCCGTCGTGGCGGGTCTCGATGCCGGGGTGAAGCGCCTGTCGGAAATCAACATGATCCTGGCCGCCTTGCTCCTGTTCTTCGTGCTTGTCGTCGGGCCGACCTGGGCGATCCTTACAGGCTTCTTCACCAACCTCTATGAATACGCACGCTACCTGCCGGAACTGTCGAACCCGTTCGGGCGCACCGACGACAACTTCCGTGACGGCTGGACGGCCTTCTACTGGGCATGGTGGATCTCCTGGTCGCCCTTTGTCGGGATGTTCATTGCCCGCATTTCCCGCGGGCGCACCGTGCGCGAATTCCTCACCTGTGTCCTCATCATCCCGTCCCTCGTTTCGGTCTTCTGGATGACGGCTTTCGGTGGCACGGCAATCAGCCAGATCGTCAATGACGGCTACCAGGTCATTGTCGATGCACCGCTGGAACTGAAACTGTTTTCGATGCTGGAGGCGCTGCCACTGCAGGCGATCACGTCCTTCATCGGGATCGTTCTTGTAATTGTCTTCTTCGTGACCTCATCGGACTCCGGCTCGCTGGTGATCGATACGATTACAGCCGGTGGAAAGGTGGATGCACCGACGCCGCAGCGTGTCTTCTGGGCAACCTTCGAGGGCTTGGTCGCGATCGCGCTTCTTCTGGGCGGCGGCCTGGGCGCATTGCAGGCGATGGCGGTTTCGACCGGCTTCCCCTTCACTATCGTGCTGTTGCTCGCCAGCTTTGCCATCATCAAGGGATTGGCGAGCGAACCGCGCTAA
- a CDS encoding ABC transporter substrate-binding protein: MKKLLGSTCLMLGLLGGVSASNAADCGSVTIASMNWQSAEVLSNIDKIILNEGYGCSADITIGDTVPTITSMVEKGQPDIAPEAWVDLLPDVVKRGMDEGKLVTGATALPDGGVQGWWMPKYIADAHPDIKTVGDVLKHPELFPDPEDSSKGAIYNGPQGWGGTVVTSQLYKAYEAEKAGFTLVDTGSAAGLDGSIAKAYERQQGWVGYYWSPTALLGKYEMVKLEAGVPNDPDEWKRCNTVADCPDPKANAWPIDRVVTLVAKPFSEKVGPEVMNYLNTRSWSNETVNKLMAWMTDNQATGEEGAKHFLEENEEIWSKWVSPEAAEKIKAAL, from the coding sequence ATGAAAAAACTACTTGGGTCCACATGTCTTATGCTGGGTCTGCTCGGCGGGGTGTCCGCGTCGAACGCCGCAGACTGCGGCAGCGTCACCATCGCCAGCATGAACTGGCAGAGCGCCGAGGTCCTCTCGAATATCGACAAGATCATTCTGAACGAGGGCTACGGTTGCAGTGCCGACATCACCATCGGCGACACCGTACCGACGATTACCTCGATGGTTGAAAAGGGCCAGCCGGACATAGCACCGGAAGCCTGGGTCGACCTCCTGCCGGACGTTGTCAAGCGCGGCATGGATGAAGGCAAGCTGGTCACCGGAGCGACGGCACTGCCGGATGGCGGCGTGCAGGGCTGGTGGATGCCGAAATATATCGCCGACGCTCACCCGGACATCAAAACCGTGGGCGACGTACTGAAGCATCCGGAACTCTTCCCCGATCCGGAAGACTCTAGCAAGGGCGCCATCTACAACGGACCGCAGGGCTGGGGCGGCACCGTCGTGACTTCGCAGCTTTACAAGGCCTACGAAGCGGAGAAGGCGGGCTTCACGTTGGTCGACACGGGCTCCGCCGCCGGTCTCGACGGTTCGATCGCCAAGGCATACGAGCGCCAGCAGGGTTGGGTCGGATACTACTGGTCGCCGACCGCGCTGCTCGGCAAGTACGAAATGGTCAAGCTCGAAGCGGGCGTGCCGAACGATCCGGACGAATGGAAGCGCTGCAATACGGTGGCCGATTGCCCCGATCCGAAGGCGAATGCCTGGCCGATCGATCGCGTCGTCACGCTCGTGGCCAAGCCCTTCTCCGAGAAGGTCGGTCCCGAGGTCATGAACTATCTGAACACGCGTTCCTGGAGCAACGAGACGGTCAACAAGCTGATGGCCTGGATGACCGACAATCAGGCGACCGGCGAAGAAGGCGCGAAGCACTTCCTCGAGGAGAACGAGGAAATCTGGTCGAAGTGGGTCTCCCCGGAAGCTGCCGAGAAGATCAAGGCGGCGCTTTGA
- a CDS encoding quaternary amine ABC transporter ATP-binding protein, with product MADHHFGGIKIRHLYKIFGPNAQAHVDAVKNGLTKAELNERHGHVLGLRDINIEMPSGCIQVIMGLSGSGKSTLIRHINRLIDPTAGEVLVDGIDVVKMNEQELRTFRRHQTAMVFQKFALLPHRNVLDNTLYGLEVQGMERAKAVDTAMRWIERVGLKGFESKYPNQLSGGMQQRVGLARALSNDAPVLLMDEAYSALDPLIRMDMQTVLLDLQKEIRKTVVFITHDLDEALRLGDQIAILRDGEVIQQGTSQDIVLRPADDYVANFVKEVNRGRVVHVEAVMVPMRPGASPVGTPIEVGTTIEDAMRMIAHGPDGDVAVVDAEGKPVGIVDLRLLAGALVSAHGDPQQTDASLAKVM from the coding sequence ATGGCTGATCATCACTTCGGCGGCATCAAGATACGCCATCTCTACAAGATCTTCGGACCGAACGCGCAGGCGCATGTCGACGCGGTCAAGAACGGCCTGACGAAGGCCGAGCTCAACGAGCGGCATGGGCATGTGCTCGGCTTGCGGGACATCAATATCGAGATGCCCTCCGGCTGCATACAGGTGATCATGGGGCTTTCGGGCTCGGGCAAGTCGACGCTGATCCGCCACATAAACCGGCTGATCGACCCGACCGCTGGCGAGGTGCTGGTCGATGGCATCGATGTCGTCAAGATGAACGAGCAGGAGTTGCGGACCTTCCGCAGACACCAGACAGCCATGGTGTTCCAGAAGTTTGCGCTTCTTCCGCATCGCAACGTGCTCGACAACACCCTCTACGGGCTCGAGGTGCAGGGGATGGAGCGGGCGAAGGCCGTCGACACCGCCATGCGCTGGATCGAGCGGGTCGGGCTCAAGGGCTTCGAGAGCAAGTATCCGAACCAGCTTTCGGGCGGCATGCAGCAGCGCGTCGGGCTTGCGCGCGCGCTTTCCAACGACGCGCCGGTGCTGCTGATGGACGAAGCCTATTCGGCGCTCGATCCGCTGATCCGCATGGACATGCAGACGGTGCTCCTGGACCTGCAGAAGGAGATCAGGAAGACGGTCGTCTTCATCACCCACGATCTCGACGAGGCGCTGAGGCTCGGCGACCAGATCGCCATCCTGCGCGATGGCGAAGTCATCCAGCAGGGCACCAGCCAGGACATCGTGCTGCGGCCAGCCGACGATTACGTCGCGAACTTTGTCAAGGAAGTGAACCGCGGCCGCGTCGTGCATGTCGAGGCGGTCATGGTGCCGATGCGTCCCGGTGCTTCGCCGGTCGGAACGCCGATCGAGGTGGGCACGACTATCGAGGACGCCATGCGCATGATCGCCCATGGCCCGGATGGCGATGTTGCCGTGGTGGACGCCGAAGGCAAGCCGGTCGGCATCGTCGACCTGCGCCTACTCGCTGGAGCATTGGTGAGCGCCCACGGCGACCCGCAACAGACTGACGCCTCGCTGGCAAAGGTCATGTGA
- a CDS encoding GlxA family transcriptional regulator gives MPPKKVSPVGQRRDQSLRLSVGFVLLRRFTLCAFANFVDVLRLAADEGDRSRPIQCRWSVIAADMRPVSASCGVSIQPQETLGNPKRFDYIVVVGGLLDEIDRSDDRIDGFLREAAAAGVPLVGLCTGTFILHRAGLMDGYRCCVSWFHHQDFLAQFERMKPVSDQIFVVDRDRLTCSGGTSTAHLAAFLVDRHIGKAQATKSLNIMMISGAEEGGAPQPGLTLDFRTKDLVVRKALLLMQQNLDTPLSVAEIARHLDIGKRKLERHFRDALEISPLSAFIEMRLLHARHMIENTDKSIASIAAESGFCDSSHLSRLFRRRFDGTPQQFRASATVETPSDDRMAPEHLWTPP, from the coding sequence ATGCCTCCAAAAAAGGTCTCCCCCGTTGGCCAGCGCCGCGATCAGTCTCTGCGCCTGTCCGTGGGTTTCGTGCTGCTGCGCCGGTTCACGCTTTGCGCATTCGCCAACTTCGTGGACGTGTTGCGCCTTGCCGCCGATGAAGGTGACCGCAGCCGGCCGATCCAATGCCGATGGAGCGTCATTGCTGCCGACATGAGGCCGGTAAGTGCGAGTTGCGGGGTATCGATCCAACCCCAAGAAACGTTAGGCAACCCGAAGCGGTTCGATTACATCGTCGTGGTCGGCGGCCTTCTCGACGAGATCGATCGCAGCGACGACAGGATAGATGGATTCCTGCGCGAGGCCGCCGCGGCCGGCGTCCCGCTGGTCGGCCTTTGTACCGGCACGTTCATCCTCCACCGCGCCGGACTGATGGACGGTTATCGCTGTTGCGTAAGCTGGTTCCACCACCAGGACTTCCTGGCGCAGTTCGAGCGGATGAAGCCGGTGTCGGATCAGATTTTCGTGGTCGACCGGGATCGCCTTACCTGTTCCGGCGGCACCAGCACGGCGCACCTCGCAGCATTCCTCGTCGACAGACACATCGGCAAGGCGCAGGCGACGAAAAGCCTGAACATCATGATGATCAGCGGCGCGGAGGAAGGTGGAGCCCCGCAGCCGGGACTCACGCTTGATTTCAGAACCAAGGACCTGGTCGTCAGGAAAGCGCTTCTGCTGATGCAGCAAAACCTGGATACGCCGCTCTCCGTCGCGGAGATCGCCAGGCACCTCGATATTGGCAAGCGCAAGCTTGAACGGCACTTCCGCGATGCGCTCGAAATCTCGCCCCTGTCTGCCTTTATCGAGATGCGGCTCTTGCATGCCCGCCACATGATCGAGAACACGGACAAGTCCATCGCCTCTATTGCCGCGGAGAGCGGCTTTTGCGATTCCTCACATCTCAGCCGGCTGTTCCGGCGCCGCTTCGACGGCACCCCGCAGCAATTCCGCGCGTCTGCCACGGTCGAAACACCGTCTGACGACCGAATGGCCCCTGAACATCTGTGGACACCCCCGTAA
- a CDS encoding IS110 family transposase gives MEVSTIGLDLAKNVFQAHGADASGCVVFRKQLRRKNVLEFFAKQPVCMVAMEACAGAHYWAREIGRFGHTVRLIPPAYVKPFVKRQKNDAADAEAICEAAQRPTMRFVAVKSEDAQASAVVFRARDLLVRQRTQVINSLRGHLAEYGFVTAQGPSHVAGLIEYVTDDKNTLPDAARLALAMLVDTLRSLEDRIRQLDHEIARRAREDADARRLATIPGVGPITATALTALAPAASTFKRGRDFAAWLGLTPLQRSTGGKQKLGATSKMGERTLRRLLILGASSVVRQAAHRGLPEGSWLGRMLVRKPRMLVIVALANKLARIVWALLAKGGVYGAPVAAG, from the coding sequence ATGGAAGTTAGCACGATCGGCCTGGATTTGGCGAAGAATGTGTTTCAGGCCCATGGGGCGGACGCGTCTGGTTGCGTCGTTTTCCGCAAGCAATTGCGCCGGAAGAACGTGCTCGAATTCTTCGCCAAGCAGCCCGTGTGCATGGTTGCCATGGAGGCATGTGCCGGTGCGCATTATTGGGCGAGGGAGATTGGTAGATTTGGTCACACTGTTAGATTGATCCCGCCGGCCTACGTCAAGCCGTTCGTGAAGCGACAGAAGAACGACGCGGCCGACGCCGAGGCAATTTGCGAGGCTGCCCAGCGTCCGACGATGCGTTTCGTCGCTGTAAAGAGTGAGGATGCTCAGGCAAGCGCCGTTGTGTTTCGGGCTCGGGACTTGCTGGTGCGACAGCGAACGCAAGTTATCAACTCGCTCCGCGGTCACCTCGCCGAATACGGCTTCGTCACCGCTCAGGGTCCATCGCATGTCGCCGGGCTCATAGAATACGTGACGGATGATAAGAACACTCTGCCGGACGCAGCTCGTCTGGCGCTCGCCATGTTGGTCGATACTCTGCGATCGCTGGAGGACCGGATCAGGCAGCTCGACCACGAGATCGCACGTCGCGCCCGAGAAGACGCGGACGCTCGGCGGCTTGCGACGATCCCAGGTGTAGGACCGATAACAGCGACGGCATTGACAGCATTGGCTCCAGCGGCATCGACCTTCAAAAGAGGACGTGATTTTGCCGCCTGGCTCGGCCTGACGCCACTTCAGCGATCTACTGGCGGAAAACAGAAACTTGGCGCGACATCGAAAATGGGCGAGCGAACATTGCGGCGCCTCCTTATTCTTGGAGCCAGCTCCGTGGTCCGGCAAGCCGCTCATCGTGGTCTGCCAGAGGGATCGTGGCTCGGGCGCATGCTCGTCCGTAAGCCACGTATGCTTGTGATCGTCGCCCTCGCCAACAAGCTGGCGCGCATCGTTTGGGCGCTGCTAGCGAAAGGCGGGGTCTATGGAGCTCCAGTAGCGGCCGGATAA